One region of Glycine max cultivar Williams 82 chromosome 9, Glycine_max_v4.0, whole genome shotgun sequence genomic DNA includes:
- the LOC100796667 gene encoding uncharacterized protein yields the protein MKASLKFREEQQKPLLRAKVPLGILGMPFQSGIVAGESKELTLNLSTFFESGPSLKVAYRPNDSKNPFSFIVKTGTGPFGSPLKSSMLMSCEFNLPGTTGTPLFMLHFKPRFGDFTFKKTQSSIFDGKGFGSFNTQNDAVENGNNAETPLMESAKVSILDSGASMFSGMEVAARTTLPVRGRAAVKFRWGVRIPAEFKGNNAFQKIPFLVMDKIGVEHMMECGDSKKGKGDAGEKPRVPASADVAEACFAVKRQMEVLQAENGLLRNAVEDLRREIVGGRSGGSILGKNPKKNERKTTSDYGNFPGKSTEAEASEELKKALMGAAGGSSA from the coding sequence ATGAAAGCCTCTTTGAAGTTCCGCGAGGAACAGCAAAAACCCCTCTTGAGAGCAAAAGTCCCACTCGGCATCCTCGGCATGCCCTTCCAATCCGGCATAGTCGCTGGCGAATCCAAAGAACTCACTCTCAACCTTTCTACCTTCTTCGAATCGGGTCCTTCTCTCAAAGTTGCGTATCGACCCAACGACTCAAAGAACCCTTTTTCCTTCATAGTGAAAACGGGAACCGGACCCTTCGGTTCCCCTCTCAAGAGCTCCATGCTCATGAGCTGCGAGTTTAACCTTCCCGGTACAACCGGTACCCCGTTGTTTATGCTTCACTTCAAACCCCGCTTCGGCGACTTTACTTTCAAGAAGACGCAGTCTTCGATTTTTGATGGGAAAGGGTTTGGGTCTTTTAACACGCAAAACGACGCCGTTGAGAATGGGAATAATGCTGAAACGCCGTTGATGGAATCGGCCAAGGTTTCGATTCTTGACTCCGGCGCCTCGATGTTCTCCGGCATGGAGGTGGCTGCGCGGACGACTCTGCCGGTGCGGGGACGTGCTGCCGTGAAGTTCCGGTGGGGAGTTAGGATTCCGGCGGAGTTCAAGGGGAACAACGCGTTTCAGAAGATTCCGTTTCTCGTAATGGATAAGATCGGCGTGGAGCACATGATGGAGTGCGGAGATTCGAAGAAGGGGAAGGGGGACGCCGGAGAGAAACCGAGGGTTCCGGCGAGTGCTGACGTGGCGGAGGCGTGCTTTGCGGTGAAGCGGCAGATGGAGGTTCTGCAGGCGGAGAACGGGTTGCTTAGGAACGCCGTGGAAGATCTCCGGCGAGAAATTGTCGGCGGCCGAAGCGGAGGCTCGATTTTGGGGAAAAACCCTAAAAAGAACGAGAGGAAAACGACGTCGGATTACGGTAATTTTCCCGGGAAATCGACGGAGGCTGAAGCGAGTGAGGAATTGAAGAAAGCATTAATGGGAGCAGCTGGTGGTAGTAGTGCTTGA